The Roseococcus microcysteis genome contains a region encoding:
- a CDS encoding c-type cytochrome: MRFIMLAMPALGGLALIATAAIGQPSLSPQVAEGQRLYAENCAMCHGEDGRRGAGFQTPIWGEQTQITKFSTALGLFEYNQMMMPFDDPDRLNDEQKWAITAYMLANHGAIPRDGTLDQRSAASVPIR; this comes from the coding sequence ATGCGCTTCATCATGCTGGCGATGCCGGCCCTGGGTGGGCTCGCCCTCATCGCCACCGCCGCCATCGGGCAACCCTCGCTCTCGCCGCAGGTCGCGGAGGGGCAGCGCCTCTACGCCGAGAATTGCGCCATGTGCCATGGCGAGGACGGGCGACGCGGCGCCGGTTTCCAGACGCCCATCTGGGGCGAGCAGACGCAGATCACGAAGTTCAGCACCGCGCTGGGCCTGTTCGAATACAACCAGATGATGATGCCCTTCGACGACCCCGACCGGCTCAACGATGAGCAGAAATGGGCCATCACGGCGTATATGCTGGCCAACCACGGGGCCATCCCGCGCGACGGGACGCTGGATCAGCGCAGCGCGGCGTCGGTGCCCATCCGATAG
- a CDS encoding molybdopterin-dependent oxidoreductase yields the protein MSDGIREQRQRAEAEKLATEVLRHGTNTQRRSLFVSAAAFGAAAMTLPGASPASAQTAPAAPRRRPIIKDDSRVLNIGATVRSGNYWDFKTFMTPIEEFYVRNHYPTPTAETRPVLAQENWKLRIHGTSVERPVELSYNDLLGMRSRTIIATMECHGNGRTLFWEQDGLTGQQVAGGNWVLGAVGQAEWQYVPMSEIFARVGIKPGARTVLFWSGVDGNDMGRPMPYSDVVAQQHDMGVCFAMNGNPLIPDHGAPVRMVVPGWGGTASIKWLTEIRVTDRRVWCRLNTRGEVYIGPTYARPEFSQEDEFIGVGADDIQGPMVTWMPPKSFITVPLVLEKSPSVPANYPLQRGQVPRLSAGRQELSGYAWAPQNGVRQVDVRIDGGQWQRAEIRQPNLGKYTWVRFSLPWDATAGQHVIETRTTDNAGTVQPETVPLNTLGMANWAIPKFRVEVG from the coding sequence ATGTCCGACGGAATCCGGGAACAGCGGCAGCGCGCGGAGGCGGAGAAGCTCGCCACCGAGGTGCTGCGCCATGGCACCAACACGCAGCGCCGTTCGCTCTTCGTCTCCGCCGCCGCCTTCGGTGCCGCCGCGATGACCCTGCCGGGCGCGTCTCCTGCCTCGGCCCAGACGGCGCCCGCGGCGCCGCGTCGCCGGCCGATCATCAAGGATGACAGCCGCGTCCTGAACATCGGCGCCACGGTGCGGTCGGGGAACTACTGGGACTTCAAGACCTTCATGACGCCGATCGAGGAGTTCTACGTCCGCAACCACTACCCGACGCCAACGGCCGAAACGCGGCCCGTGCTGGCGCAGGAGAACTGGAAGCTCCGCATCCACGGCACCTCGGTCGAGCGGCCGGTGGAGCTGTCCTACAATGACCTGCTCGGCATGCGCAGCCGCACCATCATCGCCACCATGGAATGCCACGGCAACGGCCGCACCCTGTTCTGGGAGCAGGACGGGCTGACCGGCCAGCAGGTGGCGGGCGGCAACTGGGTGCTGGGCGCCGTGGGCCAGGCCGAATGGCAATACGTGCCGATGAGCGAGATCTTCGCCCGCGTCGGCATCAAGCCCGGCGCCCGCACCGTGCTGTTCTGGTCGGGCGTGGATGGCAACGACATGGGCCGACCCATGCCCTACAGCGACGTGGTGGCACAGCAGCACGACATGGGCGTGTGCTTCGCCATGAACGGCAACCCGCTGATCCCCGACCATGGCGCGCCCGTGCGCATGGTGGTGCCGGGTTGGGGCGGCACGGCCTCCATCAAGTGGCTGACAGAGATCCGCGTCACCGACCGGCGCGTCTGGTGCCGCCTGAACACCCGCGGCGAGGTCTATATCGGCCCGACCTATGCGCGGCCGGAGTTCAGCCAGGAGGATGAGTTCATCGGCGTGGGCGCCGATGACATCCAGGGGCCGATGGTGACCTGGATGCCGCCGAAATCCTTCATCACCGTGCCGCTGGTGCTGGAGAAGTCACCTTCCGTGCCGGCCAACTACCCGCTGCAGCGCGGCCAGGTGCCGCGGCTTTCGGCGGGGCGGCAGGAATTGTCGGGCTATGCCTGGGCACCGCAGAACGGCGTGCGCCAGGTGGATGTGCGGATTGATGGCGGCCAGTGGCAGCGCGCGGAAATCCGCCAGCCGAACCTGGGCAAGTACACCTGGGTGCGCTTCTCGCTGCCCTGGGATGCGACGGCGGGCCAGCACGTCATCGAGACGCGCACCACGGACAATGCCGGCACCGTGCAGCCCGAGACCGTGCCGCTGAACACGCTCGGCATGGCGAACTGGGCCATTCCGAAGTTCCGCGTCGAAGTCGGCTGA
- a CDS encoding sigma-54-dependent transcriptional regulator — protein sequence MAPHASPPEVTPLVALIEDDPVMGQSVADWLAVEGYRTSWFRNGAEAIRALARQAPDAIICDIRLPDMNGEEVHRALVQAGGDAPMLFVTGHGDIAQAVRLMQAGAADYLTKPFDIEALLRRLEALIAPRWQRSEGFALGEAPAIQSVERVLRRVAGIDSTVLLTGPSGSGKEVAARLLHAEGPRARLPFVATNCAALPAELLESEIFGHERGAFTHATSRHAGLAEQAGAGTLFLDEVAELSPPLQAKLLRLLQERVFRRLGGERDLPFRARIVAATNADLDAQVAEGRFREDLFFRLAVIRVAMPPLRDRPEDVLPLARRFLGEFAASFARPLRGFTTLAEEALLAHDHPGNVRELRNRVERAAALAEGELVTAADLFPERAPTRAEAALPTLADARDAAERRVITAALAAAGGDVARAAEALRVSRSTLFEKLRRLGLRGEG from the coding sequence GTGGCACCCCACGCCTCGCCGCCTGAGGTGACGCCCCTGGTGGCGCTGATCGAGGACGACCCCGTCATGGGCCAGTCCGTCGCCGATTGGCTGGCGGTGGAGGGCTATCGCACCAGCTGGTTCCGCAACGGCGCCGAGGCCATCCGCGCCCTCGCGCGCCAGGCGCCGGACGCCATCATCTGCGACATCCGCCTGCCCGACATGAATGGCGAGGAGGTGCACCGCGCCCTCGTCCAGGCGGGCGGGGACGCGCCCATGCTCTTCGTCACCGGCCATGGCGACATCGCTCAGGCGGTGCGGCTGATGCAGGCGGGCGCCGCGGACTACCTGACCAAGCCCTTCGACATCGAGGCGCTGCTGCGCCGGCTGGAGGCGCTGATCGCGCCCCGCTGGCAGCGCAGCGAAGGCTTCGCGCTGGGCGAGGCGCCCGCCATCCAGTCCGTCGAGCGCGTGCTGCGCCGGGTGGCCGGCATCGACTCCACCGTGCTGCTGACCGGCCCCAGCGGTTCGGGCAAGGAGGTGGCCGCGCGGCTGCTGCACGCCGAAGGCCCGCGCGCCCGGCTGCCCTTCGTCGCGACCAATTGCGCCGCGCTGCCGGCCGAATTGCTGGAGAGCGAAATCTTCGGCCATGAGCGCGGCGCCTTCACCCATGCCACGTCCCGCCATGCGGGCCTGGCGGAACAGGCCGGGGCCGGGACGCTCTTCCTCGACGAGGTGGCCGAGCTTTCGCCGCCGCTCCAGGCCAAGCTGCTGCGCCTGCTGCAGGAGCGCGTCTTCCGCCGCCTGGGCGGCGAGCGCGACCTGCCCTTCCGCGCCCGCATCGTGGCCGCGACCAATGCCGATCTGGACGCTCAGGTGGCCGAGGGCCGCTTCCGCGAGGACCTCTTCTTCCGCCTGGCCGTGATCCGCGTGGCGATGCCGCCCTTGCGCGATCGCCCGGAGGATGTGCTGCCCTTGGCGCGCCGTTTCCTGGGCGAGTTCGCCGCCAGCTTCGCCCGCCCCCTGCGCGGCTTCACCACCCTGGCCGAGGAGGCGCTGCTGGCGCACGACCACCCGGGCAATGTGCGCGAACTGCGCAACCGCGTGGAGCGCGCCGCCGCCCTGGCCGAGGGCGAGCTGGTCACGGCGGCGGACCTTTTTCCCGAAAGAGCGCCCACACGGGCCGAGGCCGCCCTGCCCACTCTGGCCGACGCGCGCGACGCGGCCGAGCGCCGGGTCATCACGGCGGCGCTGGCTGCGGCCGGCGGCGACGTGGCCCGCGCGGCGGAGGCGCTGCGTGTCTCCCGCTCCACCCTCTTCGAGAAGCTGCGCCGTCTGGGGCTGCGCGGCGAGGGCTGA
- a CDS encoding sensor histidine kinase: MPLLITLLMVGVAGAISKLVLVRLEAVQATHFEELSDAYLDGLSTALLPAMIRRDAWEAFDALDRSRLRYQAVGALRVLVVLPDGSVLAASDPLRHPLGAAAPPEAAPAPLHLEPNAATTWIHRAVSEGGVPVGRIAAEVDVTALAIERRATLLALVGVNAALTLLFALLGWLLVRRMLHPVLRLSERLGQAAEGRLQPIAEADMPPADTEEGRAYRRYNAAAAAIAEREALLTRLAEEERRALVGRYASAMAHEVNNPLGGLFNAVRMIQRHGDDPERRQRAASLLERGLTGIHNVVRASLILWRGEADARPVSAADIDDLRMLIESEARRRELLLDWRHEMEGGFPAPAQMVRQVALNLLLNACAASPPGGRVTLRATVAAGALTLEVSDEGPGLPAEARGLLLDGQGAQVPRAGGLGLWTVARLVRELGARVQLTGPPGSRIIIRIPDAERGTPRLAA, translated from the coding sequence GTGCCGCTCCTGATCACGCTGCTGATGGTGGGGGTGGCGGGCGCCATCTCGAAGCTGGTGCTGGTGCGGCTCGAAGCGGTGCAGGCCACCCATTTCGAGGAGCTGAGCGACGCCTATCTCGACGGTCTCTCCACGGCGCTGCTGCCGGCGATGATCCGCCGCGACGCCTGGGAGGCCTTCGACGCACTCGACCGCTCGCGCCTGCGCTACCAGGCGGTGGGGGCGCTGCGTGTGCTGGTGGTGCTGCCGGATGGCAGCGTGCTGGCGGCCTCCGACCCGCTGCGCCACCCGCTCGGCGCCGCCGCCCCGCCCGAGGCGGCACCGGCGCCCCTTCACCTCGAACCCAATGCCGCCACCACCTGGATCCATCGCGCGGTGAGCGAGGGCGGCGTGCCCGTGGGCCGCATCGCGGCCGAGGTGGATGTCACGGCGCTTGCCATCGAGCGCCGCGCCACGCTGCTGGCGCTGGTGGGCGTCAACGCCGCGCTGACGCTGCTCTTCGCCCTGCTGGGCTGGCTGCTCGTGCGGCGCATGCTGCACCCTGTGCTGCGCCTATCGGAACGCCTCGGCCAGGCGGCGGAAGGGCGCCTTCAGCCCATCGCCGAGGCCGACATGCCGCCCGCCGACACGGAGGAGGGCCGCGCCTATCGCCGCTACAACGCCGCCGCCGCTGCCATCGCGGAGCGCGAGGCCCTGCTCACCCGCCTCGCCGAGGAGGAGCGCCGCGCACTGGTGGGCCGCTACGCCTCGGCCATGGCGCATGAGGTGAACAACCCCCTGGGCGGCCTGTTCAACGCCGTGCGGATGATCCAGCGCCATGGCGACGACCCGGAACGGCGCCAGCGCGCGGCCTCCCTGCTGGAGCGTGGCCTCACCGGCATTCACAACGTGGTCCGCGCCTCGCTCATCCTCTGGCGCGGCGAGGCCGATGCGCGGCCCGTCTCCGCCGCGGACATCGACGATCTGCGCATGCTGATCGAAAGCGAGGCGAGGCGGCGTGAGCTGCTGCTCGACTGGCGGCATGAGATGGAGGGCGGCTTTCCTGCCCCGGCGCAGATGGTGCGCCAGGTGGCGCTGAACCTGCTGCTGAACGCCTGCGCCGCCTCACCCCCGGGTGGCCGCGTCACCCTGCGCGCCACGGTGGCGGCCGGCGCGCTGACGCTGGAGGTCTCGGACGAAGGCCCCGGCCTGCCCGCCGAGGCGCGGGGCCTGCTGCTGGACGGGCAGGGGGCCCAGGTGCCCCGGGCGGGCGGCCTTGGCCTCTGGACGGTGGCGCGGCTGGTGCGCGAACTGGGCGCCCGCGTGCAGCTCACGGGCCCACCCGGCTCCCGCATCATCATCCGGATTCCCGATGCCGAACGTGGCACCCCACGCCTCGCCGCCTGA
- a CDS encoding substrate-binding domain-containing protein: MPIVTLGLTPVFLDSDIVLVRQIEGHLTARLGRPVQVVKRRTYREVTSLLVAGQLDAAWICGYPFIQHREALDILAVPLYRGAPLYRSYVITRADRAAATLAELRGDIHAFSDPDSNSGFLVTSAMLADAGTTPGAFFARSLFTHGHRNVIRAVAAGLAQSGSVDGYVWDVMAELEPALVGATRIVQASAPMGFPPFATARGADPALREALRQALLTMAATADGRAILATLRLDGFVPGSPALFDDIAALSRRARAAG; the protein is encoded by the coding sequence ATGCCGATCGTGACGCTGGGGCTCACGCCGGTCTTCCTCGACTCCGACATCGTGCTGGTGCGGCAGATCGAGGGGCATCTCACGGCGCGTCTCGGCCGGCCGGTGCAGGTGGTCAAGCGCCGCACCTACCGCGAAGTCACCTCGCTGCTGGTAGCGGGCCAGCTCGATGCCGCCTGGATCTGTGGCTACCCCTTCATCCAGCACCGCGAGGCGCTCGATATCCTCGCGGTACCGCTCTATCGCGGCGCGCCGCTCTACCGCTCCTATGTCATCACGAGGGCCGACCGCGCGGCCGCCACGCTGGCCGAGTTGCGTGGCGACATCCACGCCTTCTCCGACCCGGACAGCAATTCTGGCTTCCTCGTCACCAGCGCCATGCTGGCGGATGCGGGCACGACGCCCGGCGCCTTCTTCGCGCGCAGCCTCTTCACCCATGGCCATCGCAACGTCATCCGCGCCGTGGCCGCGGGGCTCGCGCAGTCCGGCTCGGTGGATGGCTATGTTTGGGACGTGATGGCGGAGCTGGAGCCGGCGCTGGTCGGCGCCACGCGCATCGTCCAGGCCTCCGCCCCCATGGGCTTCCCGCCCTTCGCCACCGCGCGCGGGGCGGACCCGGCGCTGCGGGAGGCGCTGCGCCAGGCCCTCCTCACCATGGCCGCCACGGCAGACGGGCGCGCCATCCTGGCGACGCTGCGACTTGACGGCTTCGTGCCTGGCTCGCCCGCTTTGTTTGACGACATCGCCGCACTCAGCCGCCGCGCGCGGGCCGCCGGTTGA
- a CDS encoding Rossmann-fold NAD(P)-binding domain-containing protein — translation MNAVLDLVELARIAPGTRILWAFRRPLGAINFGGGARDGLAQRGALGARAQALVEEGAVTALAPFLIDRIDEADGALAISGRQEARAVTLRADRMIVATGFRPDLGFLREIRLALDPAVEATPALAPLIDPNLHSCGTVRPHGEAELRHPEAGFYIAGMKSYGRAPTFLLATGHEQVRSIAAHLAGDTVAARRVELVLPETGVCATDRAPARGECGATTAPAPRGCGG, via the coding sequence ATGAATGCCGTGCTGGACCTCGTGGAACTTGCCAGGATCGCGCCCGGCACGCGCATCCTCTGGGCCTTCCGTCGCCCGCTGGGCGCGATCAACTTCGGTGGCGGCGCGCGTGACGGGCTGGCGCAGCGCGGCGCACTCGGCGCAAGGGCGCAGGCGCTGGTGGAGGAGGGCGCCGTCACCGCCCTCGCACCCTTCCTCATCGACCGGATTGACGAGGCCGATGGCGCGCTTGCCATCAGCGGCCGGCAGGAGGCGCGCGCGGTGACCCTCCGCGCCGACCGCATGATCGTCGCCACCGGCTTCCGCCCCGACCTCGGCTTCCTGCGCGAGATCCGCTTGGCGCTGGACCCGGCGGTGGAAGCCACGCCCGCGCTGGCGCCGCTGATAGACCCCAACCTGCACTCCTGCGGCACGGTGCGCCCCCATGGCGAGGCCGAGTTGCGCCACCCGGAGGCAGGCTTCTACATCGCGGGCATGAAGAGCTATGGCCGCGCGCCCACCTTCCTGCTGGCGACGGGCCATGAGCAGGTCCGCTCCATTGCCGCCCATCTGGCCGGTGACACCGTCGCTGCCCGGCGCGTGGAACTGGTGTTGCCCGAGACTGGCGTCTGCGCCACGGACCGCGCGCCCGCCCGTGGCGAATGCGGCGCGACGACCGCCCCCGCGCCGCGCGGCTGCGGCGGCTGA
- a CDS encoding FAD-dependent oxidoreductase, giving the protein MPIAIIGAGPIGLAAAAQLLARGLEPLVLEAGPEVGHAVRAWGHVRMFSPWGFNTDTAARALLEAEGWSPPDPTQFPTGQELLARYLLPLAATAALRGRIRTGAKVVGVARRDFGRLRDGAARDATPFILHVQTEQGIEAIEANAVIDCSGTWHTPNPAGSHGLPTPARPSTRRASPMAFPTSSARRVPPMPGGRPWSSALGIRR; this is encoded by the coding sequence TTGCCCATCGCGATCATCGGCGCCGGTCCCATCGGCCTCGCCGCGGCCGCCCAGCTTCTCGCGCGCGGCCTGGAGCCGCTTGTCCTGGAGGCAGGCCCGGAGGTCGGGCACGCCGTCCGCGCCTGGGGCCATGTCCGCATGTTCTCGCCCTGGGGGTTCAACACCGATACCGCTGCCCGCGCGCTCCTGGAGGCCGAGGGCTGGTCGCCTCCCGACCCGACGCAGTTTCCGACCGGCCAGGAACTTCTGGCCCGCTACCTTCTCCCTCTCGCCGCCACGGCGGCGCTGCGCGGCCGCATCCGCACCGGTGCGAAGGTCGTGGGCGTCGCGCGGCGTGACTTCGGCCGCCTGCGCGACGGAGCCGCGCGCGATGCCACGCCCTTCATCCTGCACGTCCAGACGGAACAAGGGATCGAGGCCATCGAGGCCAACGCCGTGATCGACTGCTCCGGCACCTGGCACACGCCCAACCCCGCCGGCAGCCACGGTCTGCCCACCCCGGCGAGACCCAGCACGCGGCGCGCATCGCCTATGGCATTCCCGACATCCTCGGCGAGGCGCGTGCCACCTATGCCGGGCGGGAGACCCTGGTCGTCGGCGCTGGGCATTCGGCGATGA
- a CDS encoding PadR family transcriptional regulator — MRTALSLPPPRVDYASRGYWAGTIKMGLSKFFILRVLHDGPMHGYDIARLVERTTKGCCSPTEGTIYPVLRDFEAGGFVTATEEVVSGRQRRVYALTDAGRTAFRVALDAWMEATEALQDTGRAFAAADQARARRDNANA; from the coding sequence ATGCGGACCGCCCTTTCCCTCCCGCCCCCTCGGGTCGACTACGCCTCCCGCGGCTATTGGGCCGGCACGATCAAGATGGGCCTCAGCAAATTCTTCATCCTGCGTGTCCTGCATGACGGACCGATGCACGGCTACGACATCGCGCGCCTCGTCGAGCGCACCACCAAGGGCTGCTGCTCTCCCACGGAGGGCACCATCTACCCGGTACTCCGCGACTTCGAAGCCGGAGGCTTCGTGACCGCCACGGAGGAAGTCGTGAGCGGCCGGCAGCGTCGCGTCTACGCCCTGACGGATGCCGGTCGCACCGCTTTCCGCGTCGCGTTGGACGCCTGGATGGAGGCCACCGAGGCCTTGCAGGACACGGGCCGTGCATTCGCGGCGGCGGATCAGGCGCGCGCTCGGAGGGACAATGCCAACGCATAG
- a CDS encoding Rossmann-fold NAD(P)-binding domain-containing protein: MSVRIDSNEQLRDAVRAELHPALADLQRFVDRRIAELSAELHASVEIADMGEEQMKSALARIHDQIGQLVAVPAAATRNSGLELEAVVQATEAAANTIMEAAEAIQAWVASGAQDKDAVAAIAARVSSIFEACTFQDVTGQRIRRAIQHLQQVENMLETMIPPGSRPEVSREQVEVKTAMRTVESPAGGDIDQAAIDALLNDF; the protein is encoded by the coding sequence ATGTCAGTGAGAATCGATTCAAACGAGCAACTGCGCGACGCCGTGCGGGCGGAACTGCACCCGGCTTTGGCGGACCTGCAGCGCTTTGTGGACCGGCGCATTGCGGAGTTGAGCGCGGAGCTGCACGCCAGCGTCGAAATCGCCGACATGGGCGAGGAGCAAATGAAATCCGCGCTGGCGCGCATCCACGACCAGATCGGACAGCTTGTCGCCGTGCCGGCGGCCGCCACGCGCAATAGCGGGCTGGAGCTGGAAGCGGTGGTGCAGGCCACCGAAGCCGCCGCCAACACCATCATGGAGGCGGCGGAGGCAATCCAGGCCTGGGTTGCCAGCGGCGCGCAGGACAAGGATGCGGTGGCCGCCATCGCCGCGCGCGTGAGTTCGATCTTCGAGGCCTGCACCTTCCAGGATGTGACCGGCCAGCGCATCCGGCGCGCGATACAGCACCTCCAGCAGGTCGAGAACATGCTGGAGACGATGATCCCGCCGGGCAGCCGCCCCGAAGTGTCGCGCGAACAGGTCGAGGTGAAGACCGCCATGCGCACCGTGGAGTCCCCGGCAGGCGGGGATATCGACCAAGCCGCAATCGACGCCCTGCTCAACGACTTCTGA